GCTTATCGCCGACATTCTCGGCGAAGTCGCACTTGGCGGAACCGGCGCCGACGAGCACGTAACGGGCACGGGTGCCGTCGGAACCGCACTGCGAGGTGGCTGCGAGGCCGACACCGTAGTTGCCGCTCTCGGTGACGAGGGTGTTGCCGGGTGCGGGGGCGGGTGCGGGGGCCGGTGCCGGGGCGGGTGCCGGCGTGGCGCGCGGTGGGGACGCCGGTGCGTGGGACGGTGCGGCGGAGGTGTCGGGGACCGGGGCGGGGCTGGAGGTCGTCGTGGATTCCCGGAAGTCGGCGTCCGGCGCGGGTGCGGCACTGTCGCTCCCGTCCGAGGTGACCAGCCAGACGATGACGACCGCGGCGACGGCGACGACGACGGTGACGACCGCCGCCGGGGTCACCCACGGCCGGCGCGCCGGGGCAGCGGCTGCCACCGGCGCAGCGGTCGCCGGCGGTGGCCCGACCGGGATCTCCTGCGTGTACCCGGAGGAGGGGCCGGCGGTGGCGGCGACCGGCATGGCCGCCAGTTCCTCGACCGCGGCACGGGTGATCTCCGGTGCGGTGGGATTGTCGAGCTGCTGGTCGTAGAGGCGGCGGCGTCCGGCGTCACCGAGGACGGCCCGGGCGGTGCGGAGCTCGGAGTACTGCGCACCGCCGGCGGCACCGAGTTCCGCGATGCGTCGGTCGATGTCGGTCGCGAGGGCCGTCGTCGAGGCGGTCCGGTCCAGGCCGAGGGAGGCGTAGAGGTCGTAGTGGGTCATCGTCGTCTGTGCTCTTTCGTGCTTTTCCATGCTCTGGTGTGTTCTTCCTTGTCTCGCCACGGCATATCGTGACCCCAGCGCGCACATAACTGTACTTACTGTGGGGAGTGGTCCCCGCTCAGACAGCTGCTCCGGGGGCAGGACCGGTGGCATGGACGGCGACCGTGGCGGCGGTGCCCCCGGACGGTTGGACCCCCGCTGTACTGCGGCGGGGGATGGGCCCGGGTGGTGCTGCCGCAGAGCGACGGGATGAAACTGCTGCAGTGGGACCGCGCCGACCTCGTCGCCGAGGGCGCCCCTGAGGAACTCTTCGGCAACATCACGGTGTGCTGAGTGCAAGGGGCTGCCCCGCCGGATCCCGCGAAGTTCTAAGGTGGACACTCCATACCCCTCAGCCGATCTGACGTGACGAGGTACCCCCGATGTCCGACACAACGACCGACGCGAAGTCCGCCGCCGCCACCGGCACCGACAACACGGACGGCACTCCCGCCGGGAAACCGTCGAAGATCGACGGATTCCGGGAGAAGTGGCCCTGGCTCGACCATGTGATGCACATGAACGACCGCTACGGGGAACAGGGCGGGAACCAGTTCGCCGCAGGCATCACCTACTTCTCGGTCCTGTCACTGTTCCCGCTGATCATGCTCGTCATGGCGGTCGCGGCGATGGTGCTGGCCGGCAACCAGGACCTGCTCGACAAACTGCTGGACAAGGTGACGGACTCGGGTGAGGGCGGTCTGGGGGACACCCTCTCCGACATCATCAACACCGCCATCAACCAGCGTGGCAGCGTGTTCGGCATCGGCCTCGTCCTGACCGTCTGGACCGGCCTGGGCTGGATCGGCAACCTGCGCATGGGTATCTCCGCGATGTGGCGGGTCTCCGGCAAGGCCGACAGTTTCCTCAGAGGCAAGATCAGCGACTTCATCGCCCTGGTCGGACTGCTGCTCTCCCTGATCATCGCCTTCGCCGTCACCGCCGTCGGCAGCGGCGGATTCACCTGGCGGATCATCCAGAACCTCAACATGGACCACGTCACCGGCATCCGCGTGGTGGTGTACATCCTCGCCACGCTCATCGCCCTCGCCGCGAACTGGGTGGTGATGTTCTGGCTGCTCATGTTCTTCCCGCGGGCCTACGTCCCCCGCCCCGCGGCGGTGCGCGGCGCGGTCATCGGCGCGATCGCCTTCGAGATCTTCAAGCAGTTCGCGGCGGTGTTCTTCAACAACACGATGTCGAACCCGGCCGGTGCCGCGTTCGGCCCGATCATCGGCGTGATGGTGCTGCTGTACTTCGTCTGGCGGATCACGCTGTACTGCTCGGCCTGGGTCGCCACCGCCCCGGAGTCCATCGACGAGATGGTGGAGGACGCCCCGCTGCCCGCCGTCATCCAGATCCGTGCAGCCGCGGCATGGGTCCCCGACGAGGCCGCCGCGTCAGAGCAGGCGGAGCGGAACCGCACCGCCGGACTGGTCGGCGCGGGGGCGGCGGCCGGGGCGATCGTCACCGGGATCGTCACCCGGCTGTTCCGGAAGTAGGCGCCGTCGGTCACCGTCGCCGACGCACCGCCAGCACAGTCACCCCACCCAGGATGAGGACGAGGGTGGCGACGACCGCCGCGGTGACGGCCACCTGTGCCGCTCCGCCGGAACGATCGGAGCCGGCCGGGTCAGATGCGTCGGCGGTCCCAGCCGCCGCTGCGGCCACCGCCGCTGTCCCGGTGTCCGTCAGCTGTCCCACACCCGCGCCCCGCGGCGTCCCGAAGGCGGCGTCGAAGATGCCCTCGGCCTGTTCCCAGGGGCGCCCCGCGGCGATGGTGGAGTTCAGCGCCACGATGCCGACCGTGCGGCCGTCGCGCTGCGCCGCCGCGGCGTAGGTGTGCCGGGCATTGTCGGTGAACCCGGTCTTCCCGCCGAGCGCGCCGGGGTAGTTGTAGAGCATCCCGTTGTCACTGGAGAGCTGGAACCCGGGGTGGTCGTCGAAACCGGGGAAGTCGATGAGCTGCGTGCCGAGCAACCGGCGCACGTCATCGCGTCGGAACGCCGCCCGGTAGAGCAGTGCCATGTCCCAGGCGGTGGTCTGCACGTCGGGGGTGTCCAGCCCGTTGACCGTGGTGACCTTCGTCGCCGAGACCCCGAGCGAATCCGCCAGCGACTGCATTCTCGTGACGGTGGCGCCCTTCCCGCCGAGCGCGTCGGCGAGGGCGAGGGCGGCGTCGTTGCCGGACGCCATGACCAGTCCCTGCAGCAGTTGGCGGGCGGTGTACCGCCCACCGGGGCCGATACCGACCCGGGAGCCGTCGATGTCGACCATCTCCGGGGTGACCGGTACCGGCGCGTCGAGATCCAGCGTGTCGAGGGCCACCATGACCAGCAGGATCTTGATGATCGAGGCGGGCCGGTACAGCCCGTAGGGGTCCTTGGCCGCGAGCACGTCGCCGGTGTCGACGTCATAGACGACATAACTGCCCAACGACAGCCGGGACGGCAGCTGCATCCCGTCGGCGGCGACGGTGCCGCAGCTGTCCATGCCGGGACCGCCGGGGCCCGGGCGTGCCATGGTGCGGACCTCCGGGGTGTCCGGCCCGCGCGCGGCATCCCCGTCGAAGGCGCGGGGGAGGCGGGAATCGTAGCGGCAGTCGTCGGTGTCCAGCACCGGATCGGCGGGCAACGGCGCGTCCGCGGCCGCGGTGAGCGGGAGCCAGGCGTCCCGGTCCGCCCCGTTGCGTCCGGTCTCGGCGGCGACGGTGGGCAGGCAGGACGCCGCGACGGCGACGGCGAGAAGGGCGGCGGGAACACGCGCGGGGGCGGTGGAACGGCGGCGGGGCGGGTGCATGACCCGTCCAGCCTAACGGGCACAGGTAGGGTGGGAATCCATGAGTGACTCGAACACCCCCAGCCCGACCACCGTCGACCCCGAGGCAGTGCACAAGCTCCCCAAGGTCGTGCTCCACGACCACCTCGACGGCGGGCTGCGTCCGCAGACCATCATCGACATCGCCGCGGAGACCGGTTACGACAAGCTGCCCACCACGGATGCCGCTGAGCTGGAGAAATGGTTCTTCGACGCCGCGAACTCCGGCGACCTGCCCACCTACCTCACCACCTTCGACCACACCACCGCCGTCATGCAGACCCACGAGGCACTGGTCCGGGTGACGCGGGAGGCCGTGGAGGATCTCGCCGCCGACGGCGTCTGCTACGCCGAACTGCGCTACGCCCCCGAGCAGCACCTCGCCCAGGGACTGACGCTGCAGCAGGTCGTCGAGGCGACCGTGCAGGGGGTCAAGGAGGGAGAGAAGTCGGTGGCCGACAGGGGCGGCCGCATCCACGCCCGCCTGCTGCTCTGCGCCATGCGCCACGCCGACCGCGCCGCCGAGATCGCCCAGCTGCTCATCGACAACTACGGCGAGCACACCCCGGGTGAGGGGTACGTCGTCGGTTTCGACATCGCCGGCGCCGAGGACGGTTTCCCCGCCTCGAACCACGTCAAGGCCTTCGACCTGCTCCGCCAGAACCTCGTGCCCGTCACCGTGCACGCCGGTGAGGCCGCCGGTGTGGAGTCCATCGCCGACGGGCTGCGCCAGGGCGCGGTGCGCATCGGCCACGGGGTGCGCATCTACGAGGACATGGAGGCCACCATGAGCGGCATCGAGCTGGGCAAGATCGCCCGGTTCGTCCGCGACCGCCGGATCCCGCTGGAGATGTGCCCGACGTCCAACACCCAGACCGGTGTGTGCGACACGGTCGAGGAGCACCCCTTCAACCTGCTCTACGAGATGGGCTTCACCTGCACGGTCAACACCGACAACCGGCTGGTCTCCGGCTGCACGATGACCAGCGAGATGCTGCGCCTGGCCGAATGCTTCGACCTGGAGTACTGGCAGCTGCTGGAGCTGACCACCAACGCGCTGGAGACCGCGTTCTGCGACCAGCCGCTGCGGGAGTCGCTGGAGCGCGAGGTCATCTACCCGGCGTACGCCGAGCTCGGGGACGCCCTCGACCTCGACAGCGAGGACGTCGAGGCGGACGCCGCCTCCCACGCCGCCGGCCTGTCCGCGCTGCACGGTGAGCACGCCGGCCACGCCCACGGGGTGGGGTCCGAGGAGGTCGAACTGTCGATGGAGAACCTCAAGGCCGAGCTCGAGGAGCTGGGGCTGAGCCTCGACGACAGCGACGACGGCGATGACGCTGACGGCGCTGAGGGCGCCGACGGCGCGGAGGACAAGTAGGCGCTCAGCTCCGCCACGTCGGGCACCCTCCGGGGCGGGCCCGGGCAGATCACGTCACACCAGTGGCCTGCCCTGCCTGTCCCGGCCGTAGTTGCCGGCTCCGGTGATGATGAGGGCCAGTTCCACCACGATGAAGATGAAGTGGATCGGGTCCACGACCAACCAGAGCAGCGGCACCATGCCGATCAGGGCGAACACCAGGTGCAGGACGCCGCGGAGCGTCTGTCCCAGATAGAAGTTGTGGATGCCCAGCCACGAGGTCGGCAGGAACGGCAGCGCCAGGATCAGCGCGACCGTCTTCGACTTCCGCGGGGCGGTCATGTCGTACCGGGCGGGCACACCCAGCTGGTAGGGGACCGGCGCCGGCGCCTGCTGGAACGCCTGGTCGTAGTGCGACTGGACCCGCGGTGCGGCGGGGGCCGGCTGAGACCACTGCGCCGCAGGCTGCTGCTGCCAGCGGTTCTGAACGGGCTGGTCGGGCTGGTGGGGTGACTGGTTCGACATGGTGCTCCTCGGGGTGAAACGGCGTCTGTGCTGTCCCGCAGGTTAGGGGAGGGGCAGGTCACCGGTCATGCCGTCCGGGGAGCACTCCCCACTGTCGGTGCTGTCGGTGCTGTCGGCACCGTCACTCCCCGGTGAGCCAGCTCCACCAGGACCGCTTCATCGGTGCCCCGGGCTCGGCGACGCTGACACGCAGGTCACCGAAGGTGGCGTGCCCGGTGACGACCAGGACCGGCGCGCCGGGAGGCAGTTCGCGCCCCTGGTCGACGTGGACGTCACCGAACACCAGCGACATGCGGTTGTCCACCCGGATTCCGGGCGGGACGGTGATCCGGACATCACCGAAGACCGCGGTGACGTGCAGCTCCGTGACCGCTGCGGAGAGGGAGGCGTCCCGCAGGTCGAGGTCCACGTCGCCGAAGATGAGCAGGAGGTTCTCGTGGGCGGCGATCTGCATGTCGCCGCGGCGGTCCAGGTCGCCGAACCAGAGGATCTGCGAGTGGCCGGGCGACTGCGGTGTCGGTGGCCCCGGCACGGTGGGGCGCGGGGTCACCGGCGCCGCCTTGGCCGCCAGCGTCTCGGGATCGCGGTGTCCGGTCTGTCCTGCGACGAGTTGCTCGAGGCGTCCGAAACGCGCCGGGTCCGTCGTCGACCAGACGGCATCGGTGAGTTCGGAGAACTCGGTGAGGTCGATGCGGCCCTGTCCGACGGCGAGGGTCAGCGCGTCATTGAGGCTGCGGCGGCGGTCGTCGGAGATGCGGTCGGGCAGTGGGTCCATGGGTTCAGGGTACGTCGCGGCGTGGGGTGCGCCGATGACACGGCGGGGTGCTGCCCGGTGACGACCGGTACACATTTCCGCGTATCCGTGCCACGGGAACGTCGGAATGTGTATCGGTCGTGACGCGGCGCCGTGGGACCGCAGTGCCGTGGGACCGCGGTGCCGTCGGGTGGTGCGGGACGCCCCGGAAGTCGGCGTCCCGCCGCAGGTGAAACCTCCTTAACCGATCAACTTGATCGGTAAACATGCAGGTCAGCGACGGTCAGTCGGGTTTGACTTGAACGCTTCAGAGACGTTGACTTGCGGTTTGTGATGTTCAAGAAGACCCTCAGGACCGCGCTAGCCGCCACGGCCGCCGTCCTCACCGTCAGTCTCGCCGCGTGTTCCTCCACCGGCGGAGCCCCGCGCGGCAACGGCGGAGGCGACGGCGGCGGGACCGTCGACACGCCCCGCTACGTCATGAGCATGGTCAGCCACGGTGCCCCCGGGGACACCTTCTGGGACCTCGTGCGCAAGGGCGCCGAGGATGCCGCGCAGAAGGACAACATCGAGCTGCGCTACAGCTCCGACCCCGAAGCCCCGAACCAGGCCAGCCTCGTGCAGTCCGCCATCGACTCGCAGGTCGACGGCATCGCCGTCACCATGCCGACCGCCGACGCGATCGGCCCCACCGCCAAGAAGGCTGTCGCCGCCGGGATCCCCGTCGTCGGCCTCAACGCCGGCATGGAGCAGTACGAGAAGTACGGCATGTCCGGCTTCTTCGGCCAGGAGGAGGGCGTGGCCGGGCAGAAGGCCGGCGAGCGGCTGAAGCAGGAGGGCGCGAAGAAGGTGCTCTGCGTCATCCACGAACAGGGCAACCAGTCCCAGGAGGACCGCTGCGCCGGCGTGAAGAAGGGCCAGGGTGGCACCGTCGAGACCCTCTACGTCAACGGCAAGGACCTCACCTCGGTGCAGTCCACCATCAAGTCCAAGCTCGCGCAGGACACCTCGATCGACTGGGTGATGGGCCTGGTCACCCCGGTCTCCCTCGTCGCGGTGGACGCCGCGAAGGAGGCCGGCCGCACCCCCGGTGACGACCTGAAGATCGGCACGTTCGACACCAACGCCGAGCTGGTCCCCGCGGTGAAGAACGGCAGCATCGACTTCGCCGTCGACCAGCAGCCCTACCTGCAGGGCTACATGGCGATCGACGCCCTGTGGCTCGCCAAGCGCAACGGCACCACCGTCGGCGGCGGTCGACCGGTCTACACCGGCCCGAGCTTCGTCGACCAGTCCAACATCGACACCATCGCGGACGCCGCTAAGGAAGGCCTGCGATGAGCGCGCCCGCCACCGTCGCGGCCACCGCGACCGAACCCCCGAAGACCCGGCAGGGTCTCGACAAGATCCTGCACCGTCCCGAACTCGCCAGCCTCATCGGCGTGATCGGCGTGTTCGTCCTGTTCTTCATCGTCGCCCCGAGCTTCCGGTCGGCGGACGCCTTCGCCACCGTGCTGTACACCTCCTCGACCCTCGGGATCGTCGCCCTGGCCGTCGGCCTGCTCATGATCTCCGACGAGTTCGACCTGTCCACCGGTGTGGCGGTGACCACGACCGCCCTGGCGGCGACGATGCTGAACTACAACTGGCATCTCCAGTCCTGGGTCGGCTCGCTCATCGCGCTGGCGGTCGCGCTGGCCATCGGGTTCTTCAACGGCTGGATGGTCACCCACACCGGGATCCCGAGCTTCCTGATCACCCTGGCGACCTTCCTCATGCTGCAGGGGCTCAATCTCGCGGTGACGAAGCTGGTCACCGACCAGGTCGCCACCCCGACCATCTCCGACATGCAGGGTTACGAACTGTGCCGGAAGATTTTCGCCGGCCAGTGGGACATCTTCGGGGTGACGTTCAAGGTCACCATCTTCTGGTGGATCCTCTTCGTCGCCGTGGCCAGCTGGGTGCTGTTCAAGACGAAGTTCGGCAACTGGATCTTCGCCGTCGGTGGTGACCCGGACGCCTCCCGTGCCGTCGGGGTGCCGGTGAACCGGGTGAAGATCATCCTGTTCATGGTCGTCGCCGCGGCCTGCTGGTTCGTCGGCCAGCACAACCTGTACTCCTTCGACTCGATCCAGGCCGGTCAGGGTGTGGGCAACGAGTTCCTCTACATCATCGCCGCGGTCGTCGGCGGCTGTGCGATGACCGGCGGCAAGGGTACGGCGATCGGCACCGCCCTCGGCGCGCTGATCTACGGCATGACCAACCAGGGCATCGTCTACGCCGGCTGGAACCCGGACTGGCTGAAGTTCTTCGTCGGTGCGGTGCTGCTGCTGGCGGTGCTGGCGAACAACTCCTTCTCGAAATTCACGGAGGCACGCAAATGAGTGGCACACCCGTCATCGAACTCCGTGGCGTCAGCAAGGTCTACGGTTCCTTCCACGCGCTCGAGGATATCGACCTCACGGTGGACGCCGCCTCGGTGACCTGCGTCCTCGGCGACAACGGCGCGGGCAAGTCCACGCTGATCAAGACGCTCGCGGGGCTGCACAGGCCGACCTCCGGCGAGATCCTCGTCGACGGGGAGCCGGTGAGCTTCGACAATCCGCGGGACGCCCTGGACCACGGCATCGCGACGGTCTACCAGGACCTCGCGGTGGTGGGGGAGATGCCGGTGTGGCGCAACTTCTTCCTCGGCCAGGAACTCACCGGCCGGTTCGGCCGGATGCGGGAGACCGAGATGCGGCAGATCACCGCGGACCGGCTGCACGACATGGGCATCGACCTGCCGGATGTGGCGGTCCCGATCGCGTCGCTGTCCGGTGGTCAGCGGCAGGTCGTCGCGATCGCCCGCGCCATGTACTTCGGCGGCCGGCTGCTGATCCTCGACGAGCCGACGGCGGCACTGGGCGTCAAGCAGTCCGGCATGGTGCTCAAGTTCATCGCCGCGGCGCGGGACAAGGGGGTGGCGGTCATCTTCATCACCCACAACCCGCACCACGCCTACCTGGTCGGCGACCGGTTCGTGCTGCTGAACCTGGGTCGGCAGGTGCTCGACGCGACCCGCGACGAGGTGACTCTCGAGCAGCTGACCCTGGAGATGGCCGGCGGTGGCGAGCTGGACGCCCTCGCCCACGAACTGGAGCGTTAGGTGTACTTCCCGGGGAGGTCGTGAACACGCGACCGCCGGGATGACCCGGGATGACCCGGGATGACCCGGGATGACGCGGAAGAACCCTCCGGTGCCCCGGATGTCCGCGGAACGAACCGACAGGTCGACGGCCCGGTCCCCGTGTCGACATGACGAACCGGCAGGTCGAAAAATCCGCCCCGGAGCGGCACCTGGGTTCGTTCCACCGACCTCCCCGGAACCGCCGACCTCCCCGGAAACTACAGCCAGGGAGCTCCCGGCGGTTCCCCGGCGGGTGCGCGATGACGTGACCGGTGTGTTTTGGACAGTAAACATGCCGGTCACGCCTTTTTCGGCAATATCTGAGTGTGGATTGGTTATGGTAGGCTACCGTGAACTCACGCTGCATTTACCTGATCTCGGGGAGTGATCCCGCAGGCGGTGCAACGGCGATCCCCGAGCAAGGAGCCCCGGCACATGTCGACTGTCCATCCGTCCGTCCAGGCGACAGGTCTGTCCAGGTACTTCCGGTCGGGTGACGACACGGTCACCGCGGTCGAGGATGTCTCACTCACCGTCGGGCGCGGCGAGATCGCCGCCGTCATCGGTCCCTCGGGATCCGGGAAGTCCACCCTCCTGCAGCTGCTCGCCGGTCTCGACCGGCCGGACGCCGGATCCGTCGCCATCGGCGGCGTCGACCTCGGCGGACTGCGGGACCGGGCACTCACCCGGCTCCGCCGGGAACGGATCGGCTTCATCTTCCAGGACTTCCAGCTGCTGCCGAGGATGACCGCCCGACAGAACATCACGCTGCCGGTCCGCCTCGCCGGCGGCACGGTGGATGACGCCGAGGTCGACGAACTCGCCGAAACGCTCGGTGTCGCGCACCGTCTCGACCACCGGCCCGGCGAACTCTCCGGTGGCCAGCAGCAGCGTGTGGCCGTCGCCCGGGCCCTGCTCGGCAGGCCGGACATCGTCTTCGCCGACGAACCCACCG
This is a stretch of genomic DNA from Corynebacterium nuruki S6-4. It encodes these proteins:
- a CDS encoding YhjD/YihY/BrkB family envelope integrity protein, which produces MSDTTTDAKSAAATGTDNTDGTPAGKPSKIDGFREKWPWLDHVMHMNDRYGEQGGNQFAAGITYFSVLSLFPLIMLVMAVAAMVLAGNQDLLDKLLDKVTDSGEGGLGDTLSDIINTAINQRGSVFGIGLVLTVWTGLGWIGNLRMGISAMWRVSGKADSFLRGKISDFIALVGLLLSLIIAFAVTAVGSGGFTWRIIQNLNMDHVTGIRVVVYILATLIALAANWVVMFWLLMFFPRAYVPRPAAVRGAVIGAIAFEIFKQFAAVFFNNTMSNPAGAAFGPIIGVMVLLYFVWRITLYCSAWVATAPESIDEMVEDAPLPAVIQIRAAAAWVPDEAAASEQAERNRTAGLVGAGAAAGAIVTGIVTRLFRK
- a CDS encoding D-alanyl-D-alanine carboxypeptidase family protein; translated protein: MHPPRRRSTAPARVPAALLAVAVAASCLPTVAAETGRNGADRDAWLPLTAAADAPLPADPVLDTDDCRYDSRLPRAFDGDAARGPDTPEVRTMARPGPGGPGMDSCGTVAADGMQLPSRLSLGSYVVYDVDTGDVLAAKDPYGLYRPASIIKILLVMVALDTLDLDAPVPVTPEMVDIDGSRVGIGPGGRYTARQLLQGLVMASGNDAALALADALGGKGATVTRMQSLADSLGVSATKVTTVNGLDTPDVQTTAWDMALLYRAAFRRDDVRRLLGTQLIDFPGFDDHPGFQLSSDNGMLYNYPGALGGKTGFTDNARHTYAAAAQRDGRTVGIVALNSTIAAGRPWEQAEGIFDAAFGTPRGAGVGQLTDTGTAAVAAAAAGTADASDPAGSDRSGGAAQVAVTAAVVATLVLILGGVTVLAVRRRR
- a CDS encoding adenosine deaminase, which produces MSDSNTPSPTTVDPEAVHKLPKVVLHDHLDGGLRPQTIIDIAAETGYDKLPTTDAAELEKWFFDAANSGDLPTYLTTFDHTTAVMQTHEALVRVTREAVEDLAADGVCYAELRYAPEQHLAQGLTLQQVVEATVQGVKEGEKSVADRGGRIHARLLLCAMRHADRAAEIAQLLIDNYGEHTPGEGYVVGFDIAGAEDGFPASNHVKAFDLLRQNLVPVTVHAGEAAGVESIADGLRQGAVRIGHGVRIYEDMEATMSGIELGKIARFVRDRRIPLEMCPTSNTQTGVCDTVEEHPFNLLYEMGFTCTVNTDNRLVSGCTMTSEMLRLAECFDLEYWQLLELTTNALETAFCDQPLRESLEREVIYPAYAELGDALDLDSEDVEADAASHAAGLSALHGEHAGHAHGVGSEEVELSMENLKAELEELGLSLDDSDDGDDADGAEGADGAEDK
- a CDS encoding NINE protein codes for the protein MSNQSPHQPDQPVQNRWQQQPAAQWSQPAPAAPRVQSHYDQAFQQAPAPVPYQLGVPARYDMTAPRKSKTVALILALPFLPTSWLGIHNFYLGQTLRGVLHLVFALIGMVPLLWLVVDPIHFIFIVVELALIITGAGNYGRDRQGRPLV
- a CDS encoding DUF1707 SHOCT-like domain-containing protein, whose product is MDPLPDRISDDRRRSLNDALTLAVGQGRIDLTEFSELTDAVWSTTDPARFGRLEQLVAGQTGHRDPETLAAKAAPVTPRPTVPGPPTPQSPGHSQILWFGDLDRRGDMQIAAHENLLLIFGDVDLDLRDASLSAAVTELHVTAVFGDVRITVPPGIRVDNRMSLVFGDVHVDQGRELPPGAPVLVVTGHATFGDLRVSVAEPGAPMKRSWWSWLTGE
- a CDS encoding substrate-binding domain-containing protein is translated as MFKKTLRTALAATAAVLTVSLAACSSTGGAPRGNGGGDGGGTVDTPRYVMSMVSHGAPGDTFWDLVRKGAEDAAQKDNIELRYSSDPEAPNQASLVQSAIDSQVDGIAVTMPTADAIGPTAKKAVAAGIPVVGLNAGMEQYEKYGMSGFFGQEEGVAGQKAGERLKQEGAKKVLCVIHEQGNQSQEDRCAGVKKGQGGTVETLYVNGKDLTSVQSTIKSKLAQDTSIDWVMGLVTPVSLVAVDAAKEAGRTPGDDLKIGTFDTNAELVPAVKNGSIDFAVDQQPYLQGYMAIDALWLAKRNGTTVGGGRPVYTGPSFVDQSNIDTIADAAKEGLR
- a CDS encoding ABC transporter permease, coding for MSAPATVAATATEPPKTRQGLDKILHRPELASLIGVIGVFVLFFIVAPSFRSADAFATVLYTSSTLGIVALAVGLLMISDEFDLSTGVAVTTTALAATMLNYNWHLQSWVGSLIALAVALAIGFFNGWMVTHTGIPSFLITLATFLMLQGLNLAVTKLVTDQVATPTISDMQGYELCRKIFAGQWDIFGVTFKVTIFWWILFVAVASWVLFKTKFGNWIFAVGGDPDASRAVGVPVNRVKIILFMVVAAACWFVGQHNLYSFDSIQAGQGVGNEFLYIIAAVVGGCAMTGGKGTAIGTALGALIYGMTNQGIVYAGWNPDWLKFFVGAVLLLAVLANNSFSKFTEARK
- a CDS encoding ATP-binding cassette domain-containing protein encodes the protein MSGTPVIELRGVSKVYGSFHALEDIDLTVDAASVTCVLGDNGAGKSTLIKTLAGLHRPTSGEILVDGEPVSFDNPRDALDHGIATVYQDLAVVGEMPVWRNFFLGQELTGRFGRMRETEMRQITADRLHDMGIDLPDVAVPIASLSGGQRQVVAIARAMYFGGRLLILDEPTAALGVKQSGMVLKFIAAARDKGVAVIFITHNPHHAYLVGDRFVLLNLGRQVLDATRDEVTLEQLTLEMAGGGELDALAHELER
- a CDS encoding ABC transporter ATP-binding protein; translation: MSTVHPSVQATGLSRYFRSGDDTVTAVEDVSLTVGRGEIAAVIGPSGSGKSTLLQLLAGLDRPDAGSVAIGGVDLGGLRDRALTRLRRERIGFIFQDFQLLPRMTARQNITLPVRLAGGTVDDAEVDELAETLGVAHRLDHRPGELSGGQQQRVAVARALLGRPDIVFADEPTGALDSTTAADLVDLFIWAAGTRQQSFVIVTHDERVAARADSVHRMTDGHLTTASRSRH